A DNA window from Tachysurus fulvidraco isolate hzauxx_2018 chromosome 4, HZAU_PFXX_2.0, whole genome shotgun sequence contains the following coding sequences:
- the alms1 gene encoding Alstrom syndrome protein 1 isoform X2 — protein METLGEGEDGEIFNREIESWHQLPVEEDPSQFLGQTSGLLEADGIQGITLNSEGEMATMGDSNVQPAANRFEFLQLELQDSCLSPALTLIPQGKAFLPSEFTLLHQTDLEFVPLRGSPDLSIASERCSQMSRLDEDVESNLTHRSHEQASLSQHHLGTMSTILEDANSYCSLSQHSLSPGSNYQATQIHDEEHNSGLLNNDEAQKEGKEQTDTDLDGRGNSCGQKLLEKVLGVASSRISSSSETGLSQTDVVLRSTDSPEGQNKHSALSQKQDPACTSIKEHQFRPSQSREQPQGGSSSLLSQRRTMERGSLSLSTRLSAISNITVRSTVQHSESSLAAREGRNQTENKNTPIGQNVPLVSEGGGLQRALWSSGSNKAADGSFLTSQPVFQSTPAVLLGRGALVAARLSPVYSYRDNVASTQNSTPNPDDIPALKLSTSRHTSMAGVTIALNQGEAHTEHHEIPHSQEAPLPVLDVPVIADKDKTLDQPTLATLLPTSDQQLKDQEPRLSEKRVHSLPILSYVQKVDAWKANQSSSRSMHDSMSWKEGKEQDSVSEATKQQSRQHSNKTSSIFSANSSTAPTQTGSGVLSCADVEVAGGAVGSTSPSPFTHSCSHSSNGTVITPIQHDELQQNQNRPPLTGYTPIAISRGFNSTAAELSLSSCETSSQRPADDLGTGPLKPPALLNVDQYSGINVNNNMSNTIPNFQASIGAASSVVSLELDNYAPYWTSRPGSPRRPPEFNIEDRIPLYLHNLGIDQSPSTILNPFTQRGPIREPEYSPTDLCTIKGSVGTPTKSIQPSDSDSFQKETFSNSSVLSADSSASLTQLFIQQSLQQPTRQASSGSIKMDHYQTGILAEPLSQSHSVLHAADSSNREGSYGLPTQFSLQSAAGTLESIKEGDSSLVGSGTLQEIRRLLGHADSLVSGHSSEASFHVSHCYSESDASFLSLRQKTQPYHDDSFLSVDEKISLVLACSSSDSALKESSSSSSGPLELSTNSDHVSKGPTAPSLGREEVPKSRDICVAPRRAEPEGCSAADPDRVGPVSQSITQGNASSTSDCQQQSQDHTENAGIILSEISPTYSQTEAEMGVLSNGSSEHSLASRVAKLLQSESSVSVVTSRSSTADSDESQAREWIMMKVSSAKCESLDLNAEDRKRIEEIKRELLLCTKHAKSSSDSESSTQASVGSVPQPAVGFAAVHSAEDHLSEQLQRVCQIPLHTPPEDRVIQVGLKEGCNPEHTPSPQTANQCLYTHNSHASHNDKGQTKNEGGKGIMGKEKEVRDEDEHPDSERNEPLVIRGKREFPTGLESGLTLGHKPHFINSHFTPAVTVTLQQNTTQSPANTSSSYPELLTGSHTHQSESLNTSRGVSISVSSTNEEQQVSVSSETNSSKDRNTHQDQDIGMLNGYSQMSSRSPQAFTFAQRLAGPSRPLVNTTATTGLLPYKPHGSSELFYMPQIFPELSPNHSDTTVESSHPGSDDAVPPQFTPEVLGSRELMDNSVTPKHKEGIYSKRPKMKRESTTSGKGFHNRKGNTGLLYQHTAFSKTAVLENEQVDEQTEEGKAFIPLHVEANCSTTELDPNHRVQKHNMGKETICSLTKTTREKKQNINAQDLSAEIDSSLDQLWHRFNEQFIFQDTKTTNNLEISLLERLERLSRLLQGSTPLHTPSPAHSRAEKGKSRTREHEPRRTQGTDTTKNRKEQERNEVRERVQSDSVSVDTSSSQSTIDTQRLIKAFGAHRVGKSNSGREGVEGSQPPKPNDGLLKLYNHIKKQKRGHGKGSSENHFVSVATEISNTDDSMASETLSSSSTSTLPSQSDTGRTTSCKRAKVKLVSRSIQAGDLEIVVNGTRRDTRDVGTTFPSPGSARVPRTSSADCSEVKDSMSALKASSAVHLQPVLRKQAPSKQPSYPNGLSWFVSADELKWDARKENNPQTVAGKSEGQAWFEPYTRMQPWREPLRERHIQVERENSPDHKTHAENDSGNKPSSLVRLSLQEVLELRRPEFVSRSRERMKRLCLLAEERKMQAIFNKEREELFNHPSAVQQPKAAPAPPPLPSKRVIPVNEMIQRSKRIYSQLPEVQKRKEEERRKAEYNTYRLNAQLFNKKITNRVLGKRSPWQ, from the exons ATGGAGACGTTAGGAGAAGGTGAAGATGGGGAAATTTTTAACAGA GAGATTGAGTCATGGCACCAACTCCCTGTTGAAGAGGATCCTAGTCAGTTTCTGGGACAAACATCAGGTTTGCTGGAAGCTGATGGTATACAAGGGATCACACTTAACTCTGAAGGAGAAATGGCTACCATGGGTGACTCAAATGTGCAGCCAGCAGCCAACAGATTTGAATTTTTACAGCTAG AATTGCAGGATAGCTGTTTGTCGCCTGCACTGACCCTAATTCCTCAGGGGAAGGCCTTTTTACCTTCGGAGTTCACTCTCCTCCATCAGACAGATTTAGAGTTTGTCCCTTTAAG GGGGTCACCTGATCTGTCAATTGCTTCTGAGAGGTGCTCTCAGATGTCTCGCCTAGATGAGGATGTAGAGTccaacctcacacacagatCCCATGAACAAGCATCACTATCACAGCATCATTTGGGGACAATGTCTACAATTTTAGAGGATGCTAATAGCTACTGCTCACTATCACAGCACAGCCTGTCACCTGGTAGCAATTACCAGGCAACCCAGATTCATGATGAGGAACACAATAGTGGCTTGTTGAATAATGATGAAGCACAGAAGGAGGGAAAGGAACAAACTGATACTGATTTGGATGGAAGAGGAAATTCATGTGGTCAGAAGCTTCTGGAAAAAGTTCTTGGCGTAGCCAGTAGCAGaatctcctcttcctctgaaaCTGGTCTCAGTCAGACAGATGTTGTCCTAAGATCAACAGACAGCCCTGAAGGCCAGAATAAACATTCTGCTCTTTCACAGAAGCAGGATCCTGCATGTACCTCTATAAAGGAACACCAGTTCAGACCATCTCAGAGCAGAGAGCAGCCACAAGGTGGCTCTTCGTCCTTGTTATCGCAAAGAAGGACTATGGAGAGAGGCAGTTTGTCACTTTCCACTCGTTTATCTGCCATCTCAAATATTACAGTTCGGTCCACAGTTCAGCACAGTGAGTCCTCATTAGCTGCACGAGAAGGTAGAAATCAAACTGAGAACAAAAACACTCCAATTGGACAGAATGTCCCTCTGGTCAGTGAAGGTGGTGGGCTGCAGAGAGCACTCTGGAGCTCAGGCAGCAATAAAGCAGCAGATGGTTCCTTTTTGACCTCTCAGCCTGTGTTTCAATCCACGCCTGCAGTGCTCCTTGGTAGAGGAGCACTAGTCGCAGCCAGACTCTCCCCCGTATATTCTTATCGAGACAATGTGGCATCAACCCAAAACAGCACTCCTAATCCAGACGACATTCCAGCATTAAAACTAAGTACCTCAAGACATACAAGCATGGCTGGAGTTACAATAGCTTTAAACCAAGGTGAGGCTCATACAGAGCATCATGAGATACCTCATAGCCAAGAAGCCCCTTTGCCAGTGTTAGATGTGCCTGTCattgctgataaagacaaaACACTTGACCAGCCTACCTTAGCCACACTTCTGCCTACATCTGACCAACAACTTAAAGATCAGGAGCCTAGACTGTCTGAAAAAAGAGTGCATTCTCTACCCATCCTCAGTTATGTGCAGAAGGTTGATGCTTGGAAAGCCAATCAGAGTTCCAGCAGGTCAATGCATGACAGTATGTCATGGAAAGAAGGGAAAGAACAAGACTCTGTGTCTGaggcaacaaaacaacaaagtcGGCAACATTCCAATAAAACATCTTCAATATTTAGTGCCAATAGCAGTACTGCACCCACTCAGACAGGCAGTGGTGTGCTGTCATGTGCAGATGTGGAAGTGGCAGGAGGAGCTGTGGGATCCACGTCACCATCACCATTTACTCACTCCTGTTCCCACTCCTCTAATGGAACAGTCATCACACCCATCCAGCATGATGAATTGCAACAAAACCAAAATCGGCCTCCTCTTACAGGATATACTCCTATTGCCATCTCTCGAGGCTTCAACTCCACTGCAGCTGAATTGTCCCTGTCATCATGTGAAACAAGTAGCCAGAGGCCAGCTGATGACTTAGGAACTGGTCCTTTAAAACCCCCTGCTTTGCTTAATGTAGATCAGTACagtggcataaatgtaaataacaacaTGAGCAACACAATTCCCAATTTTCAGGCATCAATAGGTGCAGCTTCCTCTGTTGTAAGTCTTGAATTGGACAACTATGCACCTTATTGGACTTCTAGACCTGGATCTCCCCGACGGCCCCCTGAGTTTAACATCGAAGACAGAATCCCT ctCTACCTTCACAATTTGGGGATTGATCAGTCACCGTCAACAATCTTAAATCCCTTTACACAGCGGGGGCCCATCAGAGAACCTGAATATTCTCCTACTGATTTATGTACCATTAAAGGCTCAGTGGGAACACCCACCAAGAGCATACAGCCTTCTGaca GTGACAGTTTTCAGAAGGAGACATTCTCAAATTCAAGTGTGCTTTCTGCAGATTCCAGTGCCTCTTTAACACAGTTATTTATTCAGCAGTCCCTTCAGCAGCCAACCAGACAAGCTAGTTCAGGCAGTATAAAAATGGACCACTACCAGACAGGCATTCTTGCTGAGCCCCTTAGTCAATCACACAGTGTTCTCCATGCAGCTGACAGTTCTAATCGAGAGGGCAGTTATGGACTGCCAACTCAGTTTAGCCTTCAGTCTGCTGCTGGGACTTTGGAGAGTATTAAAGAAGGGGACTCATCTCTAGTGGGTTCTGGAACCCTGCAAGAGATCAGGCGTTTACTTGGTCATGCCGATAGCCTGGTGTCTGGACATTCCTCAGAAGCCTCCTTCcatgtctcacactgttactCAGAGAGCGATGCTTCCTTTTTGTCACTCAGGCAGAAAACACAACCATATCATGATGACTCGTTTTTGTCAGTTGATGAAAAGATTTCTTTGGTACTAGCTTGCTCATCTTCAGACTCTGCCCTGAAAGAGAGctcctcatcttcatctgggCCTCTAGAGCTGTCCACAAATTCTGATCACGTGAGCAAAGGGCCTACAGCACCCTCTCTGGGCAGGGAGGAAGTTCCAAAGTCACGTGATATTTGTGTGGCTCCAAGGAGAGCAGAGCCTGAGGGATGCAGTGCAGCAGACCCTGACAGGGTAGGCCCTGTGAGCCAGTCGATTACACAGGGGAACGCTTCTTCAACATCAGATTGCCAGCAGCAAAGTCAGGACCATACAGAGAATGCTGGCATAATTTTGTCTGAGATAAGTCCCACCTACAGTCAAACAGAGGCAGAAATGGGTGTTTTAAGTAATGGCAGCAGTGAGCATTCACTGGCCTCTAGGGTTGCTAAGCTTCTGCAGAGCGAGTCGTCTGTCTCTGTGGTTACTAGCCGCTCAAGTACTGCTGATTCCGATGAGAGCCAAGCTAGAG AGTGGATCATGATGAAGGTTTCTAGTGCCAAGTGTGAATCCTTAGACCTTAATGCAGAGGACAGGAAGAGAATTGAGGAGATAAAAAGAGAGCTCCTGCTGTGTACTAAACATGCCAAg TCGAGCTCAGATTCAGAAAGCAGTACACAGGCTAGTGTTGGCTCTGTCCCTCAGCCTGCTGTAGGCTTTGCAGCGGTGCACAGTGCAGAAGACCATCTCTCTGAGCAGCTGCAGAGAGTCTGTCAGATTCCACTGCACACACCACCAGAGGACAGAGTAATTCAGGTTGGCCTCAAGGAGGGATGTAACCCTGAGCACACACCCTCCCCTCAGACAGCGAATCAATGCCTGTATACACACAACAGCCATGCTTCACACAATGACAaaggacaaacaaaaaatgaaggGGGAAAGGGTATCATGGGAAAGGAAAAAGAGGTGAGAGATGAAGATGAACACCCGGACAGTGAGAGAAATGAGCCATTAGTCATCAGAGGAAAACGAGAGTTCCCTACAGGCTTGGAATCAGGTTTAACCCTTGGTCATAAACCTCACTTTATCAATAGCCACTTCACACCTGCAGTGACAGTGACATTACAGCAAAACACCACCCAAAGTCCTGCCAATACTTCCTCCAGCTACCCAGAACTGCTGACTGGATCACACACCCATCAGTCAGAAAGTTTGAATACCTCAAGAGGAGTCTCAATCTCAGTCTCCAGCACAAATGAAGAACAGCAAGTGTCTGTATCCAGTGAGACCAACTCAagtaaagacagaaacacacaccagGATCAGGACATAGGAATGCTCAATGGATATTCACAGATGAGCTCCAGATCTCCACAAGCCTTTACCTTTGCCCAAAGACTGGCTGGACCAAGTAGACCTTTAGTTAATACAACTG CTACTACAGGTTTATTGCCATACAAACCTCATGGTAGTTCAGAGCTCTTCTATATGCCACAGATTTTCCCTGAACTCTCCCCTAACCACTCTGATACCACAGTGGAGAGCTCTCATCCAG GATCTGATGACGCTGTACCCCCTCAATTTACCCCTGAGGTTTTGGGATCCAGAGAGCTCATGGACAACAGCGTTACACCGAAACATAAGGAGGGCATTTACAGCAAGAGGCCCAAAATGAAAAGAG AATCCACTACATCTGGAAAAGGCTTTCATAACCGAAAAGGAAATACTGGTCTTCTTTATCAGCATACTGCTTTTAGTAAGACTGCTGTCCTTGAAAATGAGCAGGTTGATGAGCAAACTGAGGAGGGAAAAGCATTTATCCCCCTGCATGTGGAGGCAAACTGCAGCACAACTGAACTAGATCCTAACCACAGAGTACAAAAGCATAACATGGGAAAGGAAACTATATGTTCGCTTACTAAGACCACAAGGGAGAAGAAACAGAACATAAATGCTCAGGACCTCAGTGCAGAGATTGACAGCTCTCTGGACCAGTTGTGGCATCGTTTCAACGAGCAATTCATTTTTCAGGACACTAAAACCACTAACAACCTAGAAATATCGCTGCTGGAGAGACTGGAAAGATTGTCCCGTCTTCTACAGGGTTCCACTCCGCTTCACACACCTTCACCGGCACACAGTAGAGCGGAGAAAGGCAAGAGTAGGACAAGAGAACATGAGCCACGGAgaacacagggaacagacacaaCCAAAAATAGGAAAgaacaagaaagaaatgaagtgaGAG AGAGAGTCCAGTCTGACAGTGTTTCTGTGGACACTAGTAGCAGCCAGTCAACCATCGACACACAACGCTTGATCAAAGCTTTCGGAGCACATAGAGTTGGTAAGAGTAACAGTGGGAGAGAAGGGGTGGAAGGAAGTCAGCCGCCAAAGCCCAATGATGGCCTGCTGAAACTTTATAACCACATTAAGAAGCAGAAAAGAGGACATGGAAAAGGTAGCTCTGAAAATCACTTTGTTTCTGTTGCCACAGAAATAAGCAACACAGATGACTCCATG GCCTCAGAAACATTATCATCCTCAAGCACTTCTACCCTACCCTCCCAAAGTGACACTGGACGTACTACTAGTTGTAAGAGAGCAAAAGTCAAACTGGTCAGCAGAAGCATACAAGCAG GTGATTTGGAGATTGTTGTAAATGGCACCCGCAGAGACACACGGGATGTTGGCACTACCTTCCCATCTCCAGGTAGTGCCAGAGTCCCCAGGACATCTTCAGCAGACTGCAGTGAGGTAAAGGACAGTATGTCTGCTCTCAAGGCTTCCAGTGCTGTTCACCTCCAACCAGTGCTGAGAAAACAGGCCCCCAGCAAACAACCCAGTTACCCAAATG GTTTATCATGGtttgtttctgctgatgaaCTGAAATGGGATGCACGGAAGGAGAATAACCCCCAAACAGTTGCAGGGAAGTCTGAAGGACAAGCCTGGTTCGAGCCATACACTAGGATGCAGCCATGGAGAGAGCCGCTTAGAGAACGTCACATTCAAGTAGAAAGAGAGAATTCTCCTGATCATAAAACACATGCAGAGAATGATTCCGGCAACAAACCCTCTTCCCTAGTCCGTCTTTCTCTGCAG GAGGTGCTGGAGTTGCGTCGACCAGAGTTTGTGTCACGTTCACGGGAGCGGATGAAAAGGCTGTGCCTGCTAGCAGAGGAGAGAAAAATGCAAGCCATCTtcaacaaagaaagagaagagctTTTCAACCACCCTTCAGCAGTACAGCAGCCAAAAGCAG CACCAGCTCCTCCACCTCTTCCTTCTAAGCGAGTTATTCCTGTAAATGAGATGATCCAGAGATCCAAGCG GATCTATTCTCAACTCCCAGAGGTTCagaagaggaaggaggaagaaaggagaaaagCAGAGTATAACACTTATCGCCTTAATGCTCAGCTATTTAACAAG AAAATTACCAATCGTGTGCTGGGAAAAAGATCACCTTGGCAGTAG